One part of the Fusobacterium pseudoperiodonticum genome encodes these proteins:
- a CDS encoding ABC transporter ATP-binding protein: protein MLEIKNISKSYSRQGKDFFAVKDVNLNISDGDFIHIIGRSGSGKSTFLNIVAGLLSADKGSLSLDGTNYMELPDEEKSEFRNKNIGFIPQSPALLSYLNVLENIRLPYDMYEKDGDSEGKARYFLNELGLEHLAKSYPKELSGGELRRIIIARALMTEPKILIADEPTSDLDIEATKEVMDLLKKINEKGTTVLVVTHELDTLKYGKKVYTMSEGILEDGKKL from the coding sequence ATGTTAGAAATAAAAAATATATCTAAGTCTTATAGTAGACAGGGGAAAGATTTTTTTGCAGTTAAAGATGTAAACTTAAATATTTCAGATGGAGATTTCATTCATATAATTGGAAGAAGTGGAAGTGGAAAATCAACTTTTTTAAATATAGTTGCTGGACTTTTATCAGCAGATAAGGGAAGTCTTTCACTTGACGGAACAAACTATATGGAACTTCCTGATGAAGAAAAATCTGAATTTAGAAATAAGAATATTGGCTTTATTCCACAATCACCAGCACTTTTATCTTATCTAAATGTTTTAGAAAATATTAGATTACCTTATGATATGTATGAAAAAGATGGAGATTCAGAAGGGAAAGCTAGATATTTCTTGAATGAATTAGGTCTTGAACATTTAGCAAAGTCTTATCCAAAAGAATTATCAGGTGGAGAATTAAGAAGAATAATAATTGCTAGAGCTTTAATGACTGAGCCTAAAATACTTATTGCAGATGAACCAACTTCTGATTTGGATATAGAAGCAACTAAGGAAGTTATGGATTTATTAAAGAAAATCAATGAAAAAGGGACAACAGTCCTAGTGGTAACACACGAATTAGATACTTTGAAGTATGGTAAAAAAGTTTATACTATGTCAGAGGGGATATTAGAAGATGGAAAGAAATTATAA